The region CATCAACATCAGCAGGGTATCATACCTCGCGCCCTTCAGTTTAAAAACATCCTTTTGCAGCACCTGCTTTACCCCCTGCCGTTGCATAGCCTCCACGGCCCCTGCCGACACATCCAGCGCCGTTACCTCTATCCCTCGCTGCTGCAGTGCCAGGGCATGGCACCCGGCACCCGCGCCCACGTCCAGCACGGATCCGCGGCAGCCGTCCAGAGCCTGCAGTTCCATCTCCGGCATCTCCTCCTCCTTCCGGAACAGGTAGTAGACCGGAATCGCATCATCTTCCGTCAGGCTGCTCTCTACGATAACTTCAGCGTCTTCGGCGCCAGCCATATAATCCAGCACAGCAGTGCCTATCGGGTCGTTTTTCATGTGTGTGTATGGTTCTGGGATGCAATTTCGGAACAATCAGCCGCCGGACAAACAGGTTTTATACTTATCGTATGATAATTTATAAACCGGCGTATACATAGGGCACAGCATCAGGGGTTTAAGCAAAATCAAGGCATCTATATATTGCATATAAGCTGAACTTCTGTAGCTTTAACCTCTGTTTTTGAACGAAGTGCCCTTTTTAGCAAATGCATTCAGCCAGAACCTGCTTATGAATCCGAAACTGGAATCCCAATACCTGCGCCTGGAAGAATCGAGGAACCGCCTGCTGGACGAGCTGGCCGGCCTGGACGGCAATCAGCTGAACACAGCCCCTGCCCCCGGGAAGTGGAGCATTAACCAGCATGTGGCGCACCTGGTATTGGTGGAAGAGCGCGCCCTGGACAATATACGCTACAAGCTGCAGCGACAGGAGGAACTGCAGGATATTAGCCTGGCACAGGAGGCGAAGGCGCTGATGTTGAAACTGGCACTTTACTCGGGCCGCAAGTTTAAAGCACCCGCTATCGTGGCCTCGGTCCCTGAAGCCTGCCACCTGCCGGAGCTGCGCCAACAGTGGGATCAGGCCCGCTTTGAGCTGGAGGATGAATTGACAGCCTTCCCCCAACAGCTGCTGG is a window of Pontibacter kalidii DNA encoding:
- a CDS encoding class I SAM-dependent methyltransferase, producing MKNDPIGTAVLDYMAGAEDAEVIVESSLTEDDAIPVYYLFRKEEEMPEMELQALDGCRGSVLDVGAGAGCHALALQQRGIEVTALDVSAGAVEAMQRQGVKQVLQKDVFKLKGARYDTLLMLMNGIGIAGTLAGLERFLEHAKTLLHPGGQILLESADILYMYEEEDGSVMLDLNAGYYGEVKYNMKYKDQESGWFNWLFIDASILEDYAQQHGYTCEVLLQGEAGNYLARLVLEE
- a CDS encoding DinB family protein, producing MNPKLESQYLRLEESRNRLLDELAGLDGNQLNTAPAPGKWSINQHVAHLVLVEERALDNIRYKLQRQEELQDISLAQEAKALMLKLALYSGRKFKAPAIVASVPEACHLPELRQQWDQARFELEDELTAFPQQLLEKGIFKHPITGYLTIGQTLSFLQDHFIHHKRIMQAQKELLVK